The nucleotide window AGCTGCCCGCCATTCTTTACATGTATACCGGCAATCCGGAGTACTTGCGCTTTGCCCTGGCCGCACAGCAGCGCATCTTCTCGCACCATATGCTGGTAGATGGAATTCCTTCGACGTCCGAATGGTTCCGTACTCGAACTTCGCTTGACTCACATGAGACCTGCGACATCGTGGATCACACCTGGGGCTGGGGATATATGCTGCAGGCTACCGGCGACGGTGTCTGGAGTGATCGCATCGAGCGGGCCTGCTTCAATGCGGGGCCGGGGGCTATTCGCAATGACTGGAAGGCGCTGCAGTACTTTTCTTGCCCGAACCAGTTTCTAGCAACCGAGAAGTCCGACCACAACGTGATGGCGCATGGCAGTTACATGATGGCCTATCAGCCAAACCCCGGTCAGCGTACTGCGTGTTGCGGCGGCAATGTGCATCGGCTTTACCCGAATTACGTAAGCCGTATGTGGATGCGCTCGGTCGAAGGCGGGCTCGTCGCGACACTCTACGGCCCTTCGACACTCCGCACTACCGTAGGTCCCGAGCGTACTCCCGTCGAAATTGTGCAAACAACAGAGTATCCGTTCCGCGATACCATCACCTTCCGATTTGCAGGAGCGCATGAAGCGAAGTTCCCGCTCGCACTGCGCGTGCCTGCCTGGTGCAAGCGGCCGCAACTCACACTCAACGGAAGTACCGTTACACTCACGCCGCAGAAGGGATTCGTTACGCTGGAGCACCGCTTCCGTCCTGGCGACACCCTGACATTGACACTTCCCATGGCGTTGGCTCGTACAGCATGGCCATATGGAGGCGTTGCATTGGAACGCGGTCCTCTGGTGTTTTCCCTTCCCATTCAGGAAAAGTGGAGTACCTTCACAGTGCCCGACTACTCCACCTCAGCCTTCCCTGGTTACAACGCAACGCCCACCAGCGCATGGAACTATGGACTGGCTCTAAATGCGAGCCCTCTCGATGGACAGATAAGCGTACACGAGTCCAATGGCGCAATCTCAGACGATCCGTGGTCGCACCCACCGATCAATATCACCGTAGCTGCGCGCAAAATCGAAAACTATACATTGCAGGACATCACCAACCAGGAGGGCCAGTCTTTCACCCCGCCCCTGCCCGACCTTGCTTTTACGCAGGTTCACCCTGAGCTCGAGCAGATCACTCTGGTGCCCTACGGATCGACACAGCTACGCGTCACGATCTTTCCTGATCTCGGAACACCGCATGCGCAAGAATCCAGTTAGACTTTTTCGAAGCTCCGATAGCCGTCTGATCCCGCAGAAAGTGGCACTTCGATGACACATCTCGCGCCATGCTCTACTTCTTCGAACGTCATCTTTCCGCCTATCCGGTCCACAATCAGCTTCGCGATCGAAAGTCCCAGGCCCGCACCGCTTCCTGAAGCATTGGCCAGAGCTCTGCTGGTATAAAAGCGTTCAAACACTTTTTGCTGCTCGTCGCGAGGGATGCCGGGGCCCTCATCCTGAAAATCGATACCAAGACGGTCCGACTCAAGCCTCCAATGGATATCCAGAAATGAGCCACGCGGAGAGTACTTCACCGCGTTGTGCAGCACATTCATGAAAGCGATGCGGAGAAGAGAGCGATCTGCAAGCACAGTAATATTGCGCATGGCGTCTCCGTCCTGCCGCACGGTGAGCTGCTTTTCTTCGATCAGGACTTCAAGCACGCCGAGTACTTCATCCACCAGGTCCCGCACCACAAATGCGCTCTGAGCCTCACCTGGCTGGCTGGACTCGGCCCGAGCCAGCAGCAAAAGACCGTTGATTGTTTCGTTCAGGCGAGCGGTTT belongs to Silvibacterium dinghuense and includes:
- a CDS encoding beta-L-arabinofuranosidase domain-containing protein yields the protein MKPTPSQHLSQPFVLDRRRFLELGLASAAGLLVDAPSHAAENSPAIATHGLFMELAPGAVEPQGWLGAWLSKQAAELGSHLPEISWPFSAEYWNGLEQGPSWWPWEQRAYWTDGATRLAIVTRDSTLMQKVQVPIGFTLAHARANGYLGPSYFEDPIGDEHRWPQMVFFRSLMACADAQVGPSGIAEAMRKHYLNDPADYALPERNITNIEPMLWCYRQTGDPKLLSLAEESWRRFQAQVADTPGHGDLGSTRVYADSPIHAHGVTYAETAKLPAILYMYTGNPEYLRFALAAQQRIFSHHMLVDGIPSTSEWFRTRTSLDSHETCDIVDHTWGWGYMLQATGDGVWSDRIERACFNAGPGAIRNDWKALQYFSCPNQFLATEKSDHNVMAHGSYMMAYQPNPGQRTACCGGNVHRLYPNYVSRMWMRSVEGGLVATLYGPSTLRTTVGPERTPVEIVQTTEYPFRDTITFRFAGAHEAKFPLALRVPAWCKRPQLTLNGSTVTLTPQKGFVTLEHRFRPGDTLTLTLPMALARTAWPYGGVALERGPLVFSLPIQEKWSTFTVPDYSTSAFPGYNATPTSAWNYGLALNASPLDGQISVHESNGAISDDPWSHPPINITVAARKIENYTLQDITNQEGQSFTPPLPDLAFTQVHPELEQITLVPYGSTQLRVTIFPDLGTPHAQESS